Part of the Yersinia hibernica genome, ATATTTTCAGTAGCTAATATTTAGTCTATTCCAATTGAACTTTCCAACCTAAAAATATTAAAAATAATGTCATTTGGCGATAACATCATAATTAATAAGCAATAAATGTTTGAATGTCATGGTTATTTAATGTGAAACACCCGGTAAAACAGCGCCCAGCAGGAAAGTCTTCACTTAACTCTCGCAACAATTGCAATTCAAAACGCCCAGTATCAAGCGAATAGCTGAGCAACTTTGCCTCAAGAAAATCAAAATAACGCCCAAGTTGTGGGTATACCGCTTTAAATAAACTCTCTTTAGCAGAAAAAGCCAATGTCAGCAATTGGTTGAATGGTAATGGGCCATCTTGAAAACAGTAATATTCCTCTTCACTAAGAATACCCGGCCATAGGTTGTCCGCTCTTTCAACAGCAATTAAACTTTCGATATCTAGGCCAATACCATGCAGTCGACGACTTACATCTAACAGCTCATTAGCAGGTGCTATTATTTGTGCGCCGCACAACGCGCGTTGGGTATTATGGCTGATGCTGCCAATCAGCCCGGCTGGCCAGCATGGCGCGCGGTCGATACCATTGAGCAAAGAATAATCGCGGACTTCTAGCATATTAAGGACTTGTCTGGCAACAAAGCGCCCGGCCAGATATTCAGCACGCCGTTTAGCAACGGCTTTTTGTAAACTGCCCGGGAACGCGATGCCATATACGGTAAACAACTCATCCCGATAAACATTGACATCAAAATCACATTTAGCCAAAAGCCCATGAAATAAGGGTTGATTATTCAAACCGGCGGCGGGTAATGCGGCAAAGGTAAAATTACTGAGAAATACCGGCGTCACACGTTATCCTGCTTATGTTGATTCATAGCGTTTTATACCCTGAAAAATTTGAATCACAGGAGAGCGGCAATTAAGCCATCCCCGCAATCTGACACATTAAGTGACTGGGGTGGAACAAAGAAAAGACAGCTAACACTTCTGCAACTTGCAGTATGGCGGATATAGTAGTAGCTAACTCGCATTGTCACAATATCAGACCCAGCCATTTGATGTAAAACGTTAGTCACTTCAAGTTGCACCTCGTAAATGGCCTAAAAACGATGTCATTCACTCCTCATTTTTTGATTTTAATTCATCATGAAATGCCACTTCACAATTATTGAAACGCAGTTTCTCCCATTTCTTTTTCTGTGACAATGGTCAATTTAAAAGCAAATGTAAACAGCTAGGTTGAATGTCATGGGATAAAGGAATAACCCTTTCATATAACTATTTCACTATTAGAAATACTGTAATTTTATTTATTATTTTAATGAATTCTGGAGACCGCCGAATGAAATTTCCTAAGCCACTACCAACACTCTGCCTAGCAATTTCTACCATTTTATTTAGCCAAATAGCCACCGCGCAACAAATTAAAGCCGCTGATGTTCACCCTAAAGATTATCCCAATGTGGTCGCAGTTAAAAATATGGGAGACAAACTGAAGACGGCCACTGATGGTCGCCTGGAAATTAAAACATTCCCAGGTGGGGTGTTAGGTGATGAGAAACAAATGATAGAGCAGGCTCAAATGGGAGCAATTGATATTATTCGTGTCTCTATGACACCCGTTGCTTCTATTTTACCGGAGATCAGTGTCTTTACTCTGCCCTATATGTTCCGCGATGAAGATCACTTGCATAAAGTGCTTGATGGTAAGATAGGTCAGGAAATTGGCGATAAAATCACTAACAGTAAAGACTCAAAATTGGTCTTCCTCGGGTGGATGGATGCCGGCACTCGTAATCTAATAACTAAACAGCCGGTCATTAAACCTGAAGATCTTAAAGGCATGAAAATCCGTGTACAAGGTAGCCCTATTGCGCTGGCAACACTGAAAGCCATGGGCGCTAACTCACTGAGTATGGGGGTCAGTGAAGTATTCAGTGGCATGCAAACTGGGGTTATTGATGGCACTGAAAATAACGAACCCACTTTTGTCGCACATAACTATATGCCAGTCGTTAAGAATTATACCTTGAGCGGCCATTTTATTATTCCCGAATTGTTCCTTTATTCTAAAACCAAGTGGGATAAGTTATCTCCTGAAGATCAGCAAGCCATTCTGAAACTGGCAAAAGAAGCACAGGCAGAACAGCGGGTATTATGGCAAGCCTACGTACAGCAATCTCATGACAAAATGAAAGCTGGCGGTGTGCAATATCATGAAATTGATCATGACCATTATTACAAAGCTACCCAATCCGTTCGTGATGAATTTGGCAAAGATTACCAAGACCTTATCCAGCAAATCAGTGCTGTCCAATAATACTCTTTTGGCGGTATGACGCTGTTCGAATACCGCCTATATTCTGAGGTCTCCACTATGGCTCGCTCTTATCTATCAACGATGGATGTTTTATATCGCCTGTCAATCTGGGTTGCTGGTATTGCTTTAATTATTATGGTTGCGGTTATTCCTATAGGGATATTCGCCCGTTATGTGCTCAATGATGGCTTATCTTGGCCCGAACCCGTGGCTATTTTATGCATGGTCACTTTTACCTTTGTTGGCGCAGCGGCCAGTTATCGCTCCGGCTCACATATCGCGGTCAGTATGGTCACCGACCGGCTGTCTGAAACAGGTAAAAAAGTCTGCCTGATATTGGTGGATTTGCTGATGATATTAATAAGCCTGTTTATTTTGGTGTACAGCTACATTTTGTGCAGCGAACTTTGGTCACAACCCGTGGCGGAGTTCCCATTACTGACCGCCGGGCAAACTTATATTCCTCTGCCTATCGGCTCCGCTATTACCTTACTCTTTATTATCGAGCGCTTGTTTTTTGGCCCACAAACCCACCGCCCGGTCGTCATGATTGGCAATTCATAATTTGGGGAACTTTGCCTTATGGACGCATTTATTTTAGTTTTTACTTTGGCAATTTTGTTGGCTATCGGAGTGCCTGTGGCCTACGCCGTCGGCTTAAGTGCTATTGCTGGCGCATTTTGGATTGATTTACCTCTCGAAGCCGTAATGATTCAAATTACCAGTGGCGTAAACAAATTCTCATTATTAGCCATTCCATTCTTTATTCTGGCGGGTGCCATTATGGCCGAAGGGGGAATAGCGCGGCGGCTGGTAAGTTTCGCCTATATCTTCGTTGGGTTTATCCGTGGCGGTCTGTCACTGGTCAATATTGTCGCCTCAACATTTTTCGGTGCCATTTCAGGCTCGTCAGTGGCAGATACTGCCTCAATTGGCTCAGTGATGATCCCCGAAATGGATAAAAAAGGTTATCCCCGTGATTTTGCCGCCGCCGTGACTGCCAGTGGCTCAGTGCAAGCAATATTGACTCCTCCTAGCCATAATTCAGTGATTTATTCATTAGCAACCGGCGGTACGGTCTCTATTGCGGCTCTGTTTATTGCCGGGATCCTACCGGGCCTGTTGCTCAGTTTCACACTGATGCTGATGTGTGTCGGCTTTGCTTATAAGCGGGGCTATCCCAAAGGTGAACGCGTGCCCTTCCGTCAGGCGCTTAAAATCTTTGTCGACACATTATGGGGGCTGATGACGGTAGTCATCATCATGGGGGGCATTCTTTCCGGGATATTTACGGCCACTGAATCAGCCGCAATTGCCTGTTTATGGTCGTTTTTTGTGACCATGTTTATCTATCGTGATTATAAATGGTCAGAGTTACCCAAGTTGATGTACCGCACGGTAAAAACCGTCACTATCGTGATGATTTTGATCGGGTTTGCGGCCAGTTTTGGCGCCATCATGACCTATATGCAATTACCCGAGCGAATCACGGAGTTCTTTACCTCAGTTTCTGATAATAAATACGTCATTCTGATATGTATCAATATCATGCTGTTGCTGATCGGCACTTTGATGGATATGGCGCCGCTGATTTTGATATTGACCCCGGTATTGATGCCGGTCACCAATTCATTAGGCATTGACCCGGTGCATTTCGGCATGATTATGTTGATTAATCTCGGGATTGGCTTGATTACTCCCCCGGTCGGCTCGGTGTTATTTGTCGCCAGTGCGGTGAGTAAACAGAAAATTGAACAAGTGGTGAAAGCCATGCTGCCGTTTTATGGCGCGCTGTTCTTGGTGCTGATGTTGGTCACCTATATCCCGGAAATATCGCTGTGGTTGCCCAGAGTCTTTGGTGTGCACAACGGCTAAGATAGGCCGCTTTTACTCAGTTGGGCCGCTGACTGGCCCAACCGAGATAAATAAAATTAATTAAATCAATACCATAGAC contains:
- a CDS encoding 4'-phosphopantetheinyl transferase family protein; this encodes MTPVFLSNFTFAALPAAGLNNQPLFHGLLAKCDFDVNVYRDELFTVYGIAFPGSLQKAVAKRRAEYLAGRFVARQVLNMLEVRDYSLLNGIDRAPCWPAGLIGSISHNTQRALCGAQIIAPANELLDVSRRLHGIGLDIESLIAVERADNLWPGILSEEEYYCFQDGPLPFNQLLTLAFSAKESLFKAVYPQLGRYFDFLEAKLLSYSLDTGRFELQLLRELSEDFPAGRCFTGCFTLNNHDIQTFIAY
- a CDS encoding TRAP transporter small permease; this encodes MARSYLSTMDVLYRLSIWVAGIALIIMVAVIPIGIFARYVLNDGLSWPEPVAILCMVTFTFVGAAASYRSGSHIAVSMVTDRLSETGKKVCLILVDLLMILISLFILVYSYILCSELWSQPVAEFPLLTAGQTYIPLPIGSAITLLFIIERLFFGPQTHRPVVMIGNS
- a CDS encoding TRAP transporter large permease encodes the protein MDAFILVFTLAILLAIGVPVAYAVGLSAIAGAFWIDLPLEAVMIQITSGVNKFSLLAIPFFILAGAIMAEGGIARRLVSFAYIFVGFIRGGLSLVNIVASTFFGAISGSSVADTASIGSVMIPEMDKKGYPRDFAAAVTASGSVQAILTPPSHNSVIYSLATGGTVSIAALFIAGILPGLLLSFTLMLMCVGFAYKRGYPKGERVPFRQALKIFVDTLWGLMTVVIIMGGILSGIFTATESAAIACLWSFFVTMFIYRDYKWSELPKLMYRTVKTVTIVMILIGFAASFGAIMTYMQLPERITEFFTSVSDNKYVILICINIMLLLIGTLMDMAPLILILTPVLMPVTNSLGIDPVHFGMIMLINLGIGLITPPVGSVLFVASAVSKQKIEQVVKAMLPFYGALFLVLMLVTYIPEISLWLPRVFGVHNG
- a CDS encoding TRAP transporter substrate-binding protein, which produces MKFPKPLPTLCLAISTILFSQIATAQQIKAADVHPKDYPNVVAVKNMGDKLKTATDGRLEIKTFPGGVLGDEKQMIEQAQMGAIDIIRVSMTPVASILPEISVFTLPYMFRDEDHLHKVLDGKIGQEIGDKITNSKDSKLVFLGWMDAGTRNLITKQPVIKPEDLKGMKIRVQGSPIALATLKAMGANSLSMGVSEVFSGMQTGVIDGTENNEPTFVAHNYMPVVKNYTLSGHFIIPELFLYSKTKWDKLSPEDQQAILKLAKEAQAEQRVLWQAYVQQSHDKMKAGGVQYHEIDHDHYYKATQSVRDEFGKDYQDLIQQISAVQ